In Nymphaea colorata isolate Beijing-Zhang1983 chromosome 3, ASM883128v2, whole genome shotgun sequence, a genomic segment contains:
- the LOC116251124 gene encoding F-box/kelch-repeat protein At1g67480-like yields MCLAAVKQKDSNLFRTTISYSHEIEVYKPILPGLPDDIAKYCLALVAWHHFPVVGCVCKKWRSVVQSNEFSIIRKHARKLEERIYFLCSDKEGKGSHWEVFTSSGHQQTLLPMPGPAKAAFGVVTLDSKILVMGGYIVNEGPNKISADVYQYDCRLNRWSTLAKMNVARCDFASAEVDGLVYVVGGYGADGQNLPTAEAYDPGQDKWTLIGSMRSPRWGSFAFSFDGKLYVMGGRSSFTIGNSRFIDVYDPKCGSWSEMKNGRGMVTTHAVLQKRLFCMEWKNPRRLYVFNPAKNSWKVIQVPVTGSSCAGFRLGILDGKLLLFSTGEEPGYQTLTYDLDAAPGSEWVTSSLTPPWSCLYSVTIKA; encoded by the exons ATGTGCTTGGCAGCAGTGAAGCAGAAAGACTCAAACTTATTTAGGACCACCATATCTTATTCTCACGAAATTGAAGTCTACAAGCCGATTTTACCTGGTTTACCCGATGACATTGCAAAATACTGTCTTGCTCTTGTTGCGTGGCATCACTTCCCAGTTGTGGGATGTGTCTGCAAGAAATGGAGGTCTGTTGTTCAGAGTAATGAATTCAGCATTATAAGGAAGCATGCCAGGAAATTGGAAGAAcggatttattttttatgtagtGACAAGGAAGGGAAAGGCAGCCATTGGGAAGTCTTTACATCCAGTGGACATCAACAGACTCTTCTTCCCATGCCTGGTCCTGCCAAAGCCGCATTCGGAGTAGTAACACTCGACTCAAAGATTTTGGTTATGGGAGGCTACATTGTAAATGAAGGCCCTAACAAAATATCTGCAGATGTTTACCAGTATGATTGTAGGCTCAACAG ATGGAGCACTCTGGCAAAGATGAATGTCGCTCGCTGTGACTTTGCAAGTGCCGAAGTAGATGGTCTAGTTTACGTAGTTGGGGGCTATGGTGCAGACGGCCAGAACCTCCCCACAGCAGAAGCATATGACCCAGGCCAGGACAAGTGGACCCTGATAGGAAGCATGCGGAGCCCTAGATGGGGCTCCTTTGCTTTCAGTTTCGACGGAAAACTCTATGTCATGGGTGGCCGATCAAGCTTTACGATTGGCAACTCGAGGTTCATAGATGTCTATGACCCCAAGTGTGGCTCATGGTCTGAGATGAAGAATGGCCGTGGCATGGTCACAACACATGCAGTGCTCCAAAAGCGCTTGTTCTGCATGGAGTGGAAAAACCCCAGGAGGTTGTATGTGTTCAACCCGGCCAAAAACTCATGGAAAGTGATCCAAGTGCCAGTGACAGGAAGCTCTTGTGCTGGGTTCAGGCTCGGAATACTTGATGGCAAGTTGCTGCTCTTCTCGACGGGGGAGGAGCCTGGGTATCAGACACTAACCTATGATCTAGATGCTGCACCAGGCTCAGAGTGGGTAACATCTTCACTTACGCCACCCTGGTCATGCTTGTATAGTGTGACCATCAAAGCTTAA